From the genome of Hymenobacter cellulosilyticus, one region includes:
- a CDS encoding DUF7948 domain-containing protein, with protein MAVFTGTSQARSEPPANASLEFIENRGQWPAAVRYSADLDGGRLFLEPGGLTYSFLASLPHGHGNTQQLAAETGLKAHALRVTFAGAASLPTVQAENQTTEVRNYLRGNDPSRWAQNVPGFRALRYASIWPGVGAHFYENRQQQLEYDFELAAGANPDLIRLQYAGADALQLTADGALEVKTSVGVLRELPPQAWQTDATGHRVAVPCSYVLEGRTVHFKLGRYNHKQPLTIDPTVVFSSYTGSTSNNWGFTATYDSQGNMYSGGIVFGPGYPTTSGAFKTTFGGVTDIGIIKYNTATSGPAARAWATYIGGSGSEFPHSLIVGSQGDLFLLGTTSSTDYPTSATAYDRSFNGGTYIDPYGQGSRAPYDVPDGSDLVISRLSPTGSTLVASTYLGGSGNDGLLDPSLSPLARNYGDAFRGDILLDANDNIYIASSTTSPNFPAANGFSSAYRGGGSDAVVCKLDPVASRLLWSNFLGGSGHDAAYSLQFDATGNIYVGGGTTSPNFPTTAGSLHQTARGGADGFVARISNAGNQVQKATYLGTTSYDQAYFLQLDVSGSVLVLGQSLGSYPVTAGRYQNAGSRQFIHKLDQDLSTTDFSTVFGSGRSTLDISPTSFLVDQCNRIYVSGWGGGANQRFPYNNGNTYSLPVTANAVQRITDGADFYLMQLAPEAVRLDYATFFGQQGGEGDHVDGGTSRFDPRGMVYQAVCACASSGGSSFPILPGAGTFSSSSGVTGSACNNVAFKFNFETVTVVAGTDATVCVEARPQPLMGSPAGGTWTGPGVSGSVATGFFFTPTPALLGVQTLTYTVPGVGLCGGVSRLRLTVAPTPPAPTITSIPPASFCLNTTPVPSFPLTATPAGGTFSGPGVTNNAFNPTTAGPGTHNIVYNVTVNGCLLQSTTQMVVVRAVAGPGFSVCSNGVSRPLAGSPAGGTWSGPGVSGSVATGFVFTSSQALLGPQTLTYTLTGASGCTSQSTLVASVLYNPVFTPPAQLTYCAATTTPIQLPGSVVWYGRGVQGPIPNGFTFTPSLAGAGSFTLNYFSGNGPCDIAGTVPVVVSPAVSVSLPPDTILCPGTTQPFRLRATPAGGTWSGANVSSAGIFTPPAGFSGTSILTYTANSGSCVSSATRRVSVAPVPNYAARWDAELCAETRQAP; from the coding sequence GTGGCTGTTTTTACCGGTACTAGTCAGGCCCGTTCAGAGCCACCGGCTAATGCCAGTCTGGAGTTCATCGAAAACCGCGGGCAGTGGCCGGCGGCGGTACGCTACAGTGCCGACCTTGACGGCGGGCGGTTATTTCTCGAACCAGGCGGCCTGACGTACTCCTTCTTGGCCAGCCTGCCCCACGGCCACGGCAACACCCAGCAGCTCGCGGCCGAAACCGGCCTCAAGGCCCACGCCCTACGCGTAACCTTCGCGGGTGCGGCTTCTCTACCCACGGTGCAGGCTGAAAATCAAACCACCGAAGTCCGCAACTACCTGCGCGGCAACGACCCCAGCCGCTGGGCCCAGAATGTACCGGGCTTTCGGGCGCTGCGCTACGCCAGTATCTGGCCGGGCGTGGGGGCCCACTTCTACGAAAACCGGCAGCAGCAGCTGGAGTACGACTTTGAGCTGGCCGCCGGCGCTAACCCAGACCTGATCCGCCTACAGTATGCCGGCGCCGATGCCCTGCAGCTTACCGCCGACGGGGCCCTGGAGGTGAAAACTTCCGTTGGGGTATTGCGTGAGCTGCCGCCCCAGGCCTGGCAAACCGATGCCACCGGCCACCGGGTGGCCGTGCCATGCTCGTACGTGCTGGAAGGACGCACCGTGCATTTTAAGCTGGGCCGTTACAACCACAAGCAGCCCCTGACCATTGACCCGACGGTCGTCTTTTCCAGCTACACGGGCTCTACTTCCAACAACTGGGGCTTCACGGCTACCTACGATTCGCAGGGCAATATGTACTCCGGCGGCATTGTGTTCGGTCCCGGCTACCCCACTACCTCGGGCGCGTTTAAGACCACGTTTGGCGGCGTCACCGATATCGGCATTATCAAGTACAATACCGCCACTTCCGGCCCGGCCGCCCGGGCCTGGGCTACCTATATTGGCGGCTCGGGCTCGGAATTTCCCCACAGCCTGATTGTGGGTAGCCAGGGCGACTTGTTTTTGCTGGGAACAACCTCGTCGACTGACTACCCTACTTCCGCCACCGCCTACGACCGGAGCTTTAACGGGGGCACCTACATCGACCCCTACGGCCAGGGCTCACGGGCCCCGTATGACGTGCCCGACGGCTCCGACCTGGTGATTTCGCGTCTGAGCCCTACTGGCAGCACTCTTGTTGCCTCCACCTATCTGGGCGGCTCCGGCAACGATGGATTGCTGGACCCGAGCCTTTCGCCCCTGGCCCGCAACTACGGGGATGCCTTCCGGGGAGACATTCTGCTCGATGCCAACGATAATATCTATATCGCCTCCAGTACCACTTCCCCCAATTTTCCGGCCGCCAACGGGTTCAGCAGCGCTTACCGGGGCGGCGGCTCCGACGCAGTGGTGTGCAAGCTTGACCCGGTAGCCAGCCGCCTGTTATGGAGCAACTTTTTGGGTGGCTCCGGCCACGATGCCGCCTACTCCCTGCAGTTTGATGCCACGGGCAATATCTACGTAGGCGGCGGCACAACTAGCCCTAACTTTCCAACCACCGCAGGCTCCCTGCACCAAACTGCCCGGGGCGGGGCGGATGGCTTTGTAGCCCGAATCAGCAATGCCGGCAACCAGGTCCAGAAGGCGACTTACCTGGGTACTACTTCCTACGACCAAGCTTACTTTCTGCAGCTGGATGTGAGTGGCTCGGTGCTAGTGCTCGGGCAGTCCTTGGGCAGCTACCCCGTCACGGCGGGCCGCTACCAGAATGCGGGAAGCCGGCAGTTTATTCACAAGCTTGACCAGGATCTGAGTACCACGGACTTTTCTACCGTGTTCGGCAGTGGCCGCTCTACCCTGGATATCTCGCCGACTTCTTTTCTGGTTGACCAGTGTAACCGCATCTACGTCAGCGGCTGGGGCGGCGGGGCCAACCAGCGGTTCCCTTATAACAACGGGAACACGTACAGTCTGCCCGTGACGGCCAATGCCGTGCAGCGCATTACCGATGGGGCAGATTTTTACCTCATGCAGCTGGCCCCTGAAGCCGTCCGACTCGACTATGCTACTTTTTTCGGCCAGCAAGGCGGTGAAGGCGACCATGTGGACGGGGGCACCTCCCGCTTTGATCCGCGGGGCATGGTGTACCAGGCCGTGTGTGCCTGCGCCTCTTCGGGAGGAAGCTCATTTCCTATCCTGCCCGGCGCCGGTACCTTCTCTTCCTCCTCGGGCGTGACGGGTAGCGCCTGCAACAACGTGGCCTTCAAGTTCAACTTTGAAACAGTAACCGTGGTAGCCGGCACCGATGCCACCGTGTGCGTGGAGGCGCGCCCGCAGCCACTGATGGGCTCCCCCGCCGGCGGCACCTGGACCGGGCCCGGCGTGTCCGGTTCGGTAGCTACGGGCTTTTTCTTCACTCCCACACCGGCCCTACTTGGCGTTCAGACCCTAACCTACACTGTGCCGGGCGTGGGCCTCTGCGGTGGGGTTTCCAGGCTGCGCCTGACCGTGGCGCCTACTCCCCCGGCTCCTACCATCACCTCCATCCCGCCCGCTTCGTTCTGCTTAAACACGACTCCGGTGCCTAGCTTTCCGCTGACGGCCACCCCGGCCGGCGGTACCTTTTCGGGCCCGGGTGTAACCAACAATGCTTTTAACCCCACCACGGCCGGCCCTGGTACTCACAACATTGTATATAATGTAACGGTGAATGGCTGCCTGCTTCAATCTACTACGCAAATGGTCGTGGTCCGGGCGGTTGCCGGCCCGGGGTTCAGCGTGTGCTCCAACGGGGTTTCTCGCCCTCTGGCAGGCTCTCCGGCCGGGGGCACCTGGTCCGGGCCGGGCGTGTCAGGCTCGGTAGCTACGGGCTTTGTCTTCACCTCTTCCCAGGCCCTGCTCGGCCCCCAGACGCTCACCTACACCCTTACCGGAGCCAGCGGCTGCACCAGCCAATCGACGCTGGTTGCTTCGGTGCTTTATAATCCGGTCTTTACGCCGCCGGCCCAGCTAACTTACTGCGCTGCCACTACTACTCCCATTCAATTACCAGGCAGTGTTGTGTGGTACGGGCGCGGAGTGCAGGGGCCTATTCCCAACGGATTTACCTTTACGCCTTCTCTGGCTGGGGCCGGCTCTTTCACGCTTAACTACTTCAGCGGGAACGGACCCTGTGACATTGCCGGCACCGTTCCCGTTGTCGTCAGCCCGGCTGTTAGCGTCAGCCTGCCGCCCGACACGATTCTGTGCCCCGGCACTACCCAGCCCTTCCGCCTGCGGGCCACGCCGGCCGGAGGCACCTGGTCGGGAGCCAACGTAAGCAGTGCAGGTATCTTCACGCCCCCGGCGGGCTTCAGCGGGACAAGTATTCTTACTTATACTGCCAACAGCGGCTCCTGCGTGAGCAGCGCCACGCGTCGGGTAAGCGTAGCACCCGTTCCCAATTACGCCGCCCGCTGGGATGCAGAGCTGTGCGCCGAAACCCGCCAGGCCCCCTGA
- a CDS encoding T9SS type B sorting domain-containing protein gives MATNGCPARLQVFSRWGNKVFEAAEYHNDWNGGQLPDGTYYYHLQQADGITIKGWLEISR, from the coding sequence CTGGCTACCAATGGCTGCCCGGCCCGCTTACAGGTATTTTCCCGCTGGGGTAACAAGGTGTTCGAAGCGGCCGAGTATCATAATGACTGGAATGGCGGGCAGCTTCCCGACGGCACTTACTACTACCACCTGCAGCAGGCCGATGGCATTACCATAAAAGGCTGGCTGGAAATAAGCCGCTAG
- a CDS encoding ribosome maturation factor RimP, which produces MKFDRDQIAEMLQDSLPGPELFVVALTVSDAIRPKITVILDSEQGFGIDECAKVSRRLARRIDEAYGEEASYTLEVTSPGADQPFTDQRQYTRHVGRSLSVKLQDGTEKTGVMEAVEAEGIQLAEEIKEKNKKKVLPAVLVPFAEIKEARVVISFK; this is translated from the coding sequence ATGAAATTCGACCGCGACCAAATTGCCGAAATGCTCCAGGACAGCCTGCCCGGTCCCGAGCTGTTCGTTGTCGCCCTTACCGTCTCCGACGCCATCCGGCCCAAGATTACGGTCATTCTCGACAGTGAGCAGGGTTTCGGCATCGACGAGTGCGCCAAGGTCAGCCGCCGACTGGCCCGTCGCATCGACGAGGCGTACGGCGAAGAAGCCAGCTACACGCTGGAAGTAACCTCGCCCGGCGCCGACCAGCCCTTCACTGACCAGCGCCAGTACACCCGTCACGTGGGCCGGTCCTTGAGCGTGAAGCTGCAGGATGGCACCGAGAAAACCGGCGTTATGGAAGCCGTCGAAGCCGAGGGCATTCAGCTGGCCGAGGAAATCAAGGAGAAAAACAAAAAGAAAGTCCTGCCCGCCGTTCTGGTGCCCTTCGCCGAAATCAAGGAAGCCCGGGTAGTTATTTCCTTTAAGTAA
- the nusA gene encoding transcription termination factor NusA: MNSHVLIESFAEFARSKNIDRPTMMSILEDVFRTMIRKKYTTDENFDVIINVDKGDLEIWRNREIVDDDSEDIWDFDKIPLAEAQKIEADFEVGEQVAEEVKLEDFGRRAVLMARQTLIQRVKDLERDNLYQAYKDQVGEIVTGEVYQVWSREALILDKEENELVLPKSEQIPKDRYRKGDTVRAVVHRVEIINGTPKIILSRAAPAFLERLFELEVPEIYDGLITIKNIVREPGERAKVAVESYDDRIDPVGACVGMKGSRIHAVVRELENENIDVINYTDNLELYIQRALSPAKIGSMRINEQTGRVSVFLKPDQVSLAIGRGGANIKLASRLVGMEIDVFREAGDYDEDIALDEFQDEIEGWVLDELKKIGLDTGRAVLAVSKEDIVRRTELEDVTVEDVFRIIRNEFEDNEEQEETTNSGDAQ; the protein is encoded by the coding sequence ATGAACAGCCACGTTCTGATAGAATCGTTCGCCGAGTTCGCCCGCTCCAAGAACATCGACCGTCCCACGATGATGAGTATTCTGGAGGACGTGTTCCGCACGATGATCCGGAAAAAGTACACCACCGATGAGAACTTCGACGTCATCATCAACGTGGACAAAGGTGACCTGGAGATTTGGCGCAACCGCGAAATCGTGGATGACGACTCCGAAGACATCTGGGATTTCGACAAGATTCCGCTGGCCGAAGCCCAAAAGATCGAGGCCGACTTTGAAGTGGGCGAGCAGGTAGCCGAAGAGGTGAAGCTCGAAGACTTTGGCCGTCGTGCCGTGCTCATGGCCCGCCAGACGCTGATTCAGCGCGTGAAGGACTTGGAGCGCGACAACCTCTACCAGGCCTACAAAGATCAGGTAGGCGAAATCGTGACCGGGGAAGTGTACCAGGTGTGGAGCCGCGAGGCCCTGATCTTGGACAAAGAAGAAAACGAGCTGGTGCTGCCCAAGTCGGAGCAGATCCCTAAGGACCGTTACCGCAAGGGCGACACCGTGCGGGCCGTGGTGCACCGCGTGGAAATCATCAATGGCACGCCCAAGATTATCCTTTCGCGCGCTGCTCCGGCTTTCCTGGAGCGTCTGTTTGAGCTGGAAGTGCCTGAAATCTACGACGGCCTGATTACCATCAAGAACATCGTGCGGGAGCCCGGCGAGCGGGCCAAAGTAGCCGTAGAAAGCTACGACGACCGGATTGACCCCGTGGGTGCCTGTGTGGGTATGAAAGGGTCCCGTATCCACGCCGTGGTGCGCGAGCTGGAAAACGAGAACATCGACGTCATCAACTACACCGACAACCTCGAGCTATACATTCAGCGGGCGTTGTCGCCGGCCAAGATTGGCTCGATGCGCATTAATGAACAAACCGGTCGGGTATCGGTGTTCTTAAAGCCAGACCAGGTTAGCTTAGCCATCGGCCGCGGTGGTGCCAACATCAAGCTGGCAAGCCGGTTGGTAGGAATGGAAATCGACGTGTTCCGCGAAGCCGGCGACTACGACGAAGATATTGCCCTCGACGAGTTCCAGGATGAAATCGAAGGCTGGGTGCTCGACGAGCTCAAGAAAATCGGCCTCGACACGGGCCGTGCCGTACTGGCAGTGAGCAAAGAAGATATCGTGCGGCGCACCGAGCTGGAGGACGTCACCGTAGAGGACGTTTTCCGCATCATCCGCAATGAATTTGAGGATAACGAAGAACAAGAAGAAACCACAAATTCCGGCGACGCGCAATGA